The region GAGTAGCTTGGAGTCGCGACCAGACAACACGAAGTTGGCTGATCTTGCCGGCAGATGCCACCTCCCGGAGGCTGTGGGTAGCTTGAGAGTAAAGGCAACGTCGTCAGTCTGACGATAGTCACGGTGACGGATAACGTAGAATGTGCCGAAGTCGCCGGTGAGCTGAGTTGCAACAAGCTTGTCGTCTGTGGAATTCATCTGAAACCCAACTATGCCTTCGGTCATGTTTTCGAATGGCATTGCTGCCAAGTACCCTGGAGAGACTTTGAAAAAGTTGGCTTGAAGCTTGAGCTCAGAGTATTTGGGTCGGCCAATGGTGCGGTCTTCAGCAATTGCCTGAAGAAGGTGTCAGCACGTGATGATCAAATCACAAAAATTGACAGACCGCTCCATAGTCATAACTGGTGTAGACATAGGGATCTCCCAAGTTACCCCAGTTTGTTCCGCCAAAGATCTGGACGTGGTCAATGTTTGGCTCCTAAATAAGTCCCTGCAAAGACACTCACCATGTAGACGTTGAAAACCTTCACACCGGCCGCATAGCTGTTCTTGAAGAGCACGCGAGCCTGCACGTCGTCGAACAGCTTCACGCACTCATCATATCCCACAGACCCCCAGGTGTCATAAGCGCCGCCCTACGTGTTGAGTGTGTCAGTTTCGCAAAATCAGAGCAAGAATGTCTCGGTAGTCATTTGATTCTTACTTGGAACTGCAACTAGTCAGCGTCTCTGGAGCAATGCAAGATGGCGGAGTAGAGATCTCATGAGACTCACCTCAGGGATTGTGTAGGGGGTTCCTGGACTCATGCCGATATGCTTCGACCAAAGATCTGTGTAGGTAGCATTCTCTGGCCAATCCTTCGCCGAACAGTCGAGACCAAAGGGATAAAGATCATGACCGTAGATATCAACTTCGCCCACACCGATGCCGGGGCGACTGTTTCCGGCGGGCCAAGcgtcgttgttgatgatgggaataGTGATGCTCGCGTTCTTTGCCTTCTCGATGAGCCATTGCATATATCCGTTGTCAGGAAATCCTTTGTAGCTGTCGGTGGACATGCTGGAGATATTGTCAACTGACTATCAGAAACGCATTCTGGACTGGCACCAACGAACGTGTATTCATTCTCTACCTGATAGAGAATGACCGGTCCTCCGTTGTCGACCTGCCATTTGGCCATGAGATTGGCAACCCTGACGACATAGCTGGTTGTGGAGTTAGCCTCAGTGCTGCGGATAGCCTTTGGTGACTTAACCTACTTTTCAGCAGCCTGTAGAAACTCGAGGTCGGCAGTTCGTAGAGTGGGCGTGGTTCTCTGCAGCCATCCCGGCAAGCCGCCTCCAGTGACTTCGCCATCTGCCACTGTGTCAGCTGTGTCTTGCTTGACTCCAGGGAACGGGGAAATAAAACCTACTGATGTAAGGCCCTGGCCGGGCAATGACATATAAGCCATTCGTCTGAGCGAATCCTATAAACAAGTCCAAatcaaaccaaccaacctcgTCCCACTCTCCCCTCAGTGgctccaacatcatccaGGGGACATAAATACTGATGGCATTGAAGCCCATGGCTTTGATCTTGGCCAGCACATCGCACCACAGCTCAGGGGACCGTGGCAGTCGGAAATAGTGGAATTCTCCGCTGTACAGCATGATCCGCTCGCCATAAACGCTGAGTGAGTTGTTGTCATAGGTCACAGCAGGGCCTTGCCAGCCTTCGGGGCGGACTTTGATACGTTCCTGGTTGTAGTTGTAATACGAGAATGGGGAGGACGTGTAGAAGTTTGAGGTCGAGTTcgtggttgggttggagacCGGTGTAGAGGTTGAACTGTTGACTGGGAGCTGCGGAAGAGGAAGTTCCCCTCCCGGGCTGGAACTGATCGTATGGTTGAGCTGCCAAGTGTAATTCGGCATGACATAGTGTATAGTTGCCACAGCTGGCGCCATGAGGGAGAGAGCCAAAATCATGGCGATGATGCCGGGGAGTCTCGCCATTGTGCCTTGGTGCAGACTGAATTCTGTCTGGGACCGTAATTTGGTGAGAAGAGATGGTCCTTGAAGGTCAAAGGTagaggagctggatgagcGGAAAGGGTTTGGAGGCTTCCAACGAAGGCCGGGTACCAGATGCTGGACGCCTACCTCCTCTGGAATCAACATTGCTGGACgtctccttccttcctctttATACCGGCAGCCGGTCCCGGCCGTCCCCCCAGTTTCCAGGCTGCGGCCATGTTTTGGGTTCCATGTCCGGAACTTGACCGCCTTGTCTACCTAGTAGAATATTGATGTTTCGCCTGGAGAGAGGACCGCCGTATCCTCATACCATTAAAGGCGGAGACCTGGGTCCCGCCCA is a window of Podospora pseudopauciseta strain CBS 411.78 chromosome 1, whole genome shotgun sequence DNA encoding:
- a CDS encoding hypothetical protein (COG:G; CAZy:GH35; EggNog:ENOG503NZZH), whose amino-acid sequence is MLIPEEVGVQHLVPGLRWKPPNPFRSSSSSTFDLQGPSLLTKLRSQTEFSLHQGTMARLPGIIAMILALSLMAPAVATIHYVMPNYTWQLNHTISSSPGGELPLPQLPVNSSTSTPVSNPTTNSTSNFYTSSPFSYYNYNQERIKVRPEGWQGPAVTYDNNSLSVYGERIMLYSGEFHYFRLPRSPELWCDVLAKIKAMGFNAISIYVPWMMLEPLRGEWDEVGWFDLDLFIGFAQTNGLYVIARPGPYINGEVTGGGLPGWLQRTTPTLRTADLEFLQAAENYVVRVANLMAKWQVDNGGPVILYQVENEYTMSTDSYKGFPDNGYMQWLIEKAKNASITIPIINNDAWPAGNSRPGIGVGEVDIYGHDLYPFGLDCSAKDWPENATYTDLWSKHIGMSPGTPYTIPEGGAYDTWGSVGYDECVKLFDDVQARVLFKNSYAAGVKVFNVYMIFGGTNWGNLGDPYVYTSYDYGAAIAEDRTIGRPKYSELKLQANFFKVSPGYLAAMPFENMTEGIVGFQMNSTDDKLVATQLTGDFGTFYVIRHRDYRQTDDVAFTLKLPTASGRWHLPARSANFVLSGRDSKLLVTDYPFGGFFMTYCSAEILTWNSYNKTTIVIYGNIGEYHELRFTHPWADPILESSGVNLFADINTTAAQWTIGPDRQWAVINNYVYMHFENRKSAYKYWTVDLVPAYSEGASSIIVYGGYLIRSAAETWLEGGITTGLILMGDFNETTTLEIMNVPLLARMLTVNSDPMNYTLNEHGNWVVTIDYKSADNTGTPDLVTGIEWNYRDCLPEIQSDYDDSSWLRSVLMTNNTDTAPAYTPTSLYGSDYGFHTGVLVFRGHFQAARVKAALNLYTQGGPGFAVSVWLNDQFLYSFDGNLSTEGNDTLYYLPDLEVNYDNLVNYNLTVLVDNMGLEENLIVGANRMKSPRGIMNYGIFDETLHNIVMPIDWKLTGNWKGEYYADKVRGPLNEGGLFAERMGYHLPGAPLSGDTSKNPFKDGLDKPGVGFWSAKLTINWDRIYDTPLSFVFQETDESKRAANGCRAWLYVNGYQFGRYIPKFGPQNEFHVPDGIIYTNGTENHIAIAMWAPNEGGAKLPWLSLKSGHPVRSTRIWPGDMNSFVAESYYDGRGGSY